In Leptospira bouyouniensis, the following proteins share a genomic window:
- a CDS encoding phosphotransferase family protein has product MDLKELQEKVEVHLSSVWQSPVKVKEIFHLSGGACQDNYALELLLNSSKQSVVLRTDKGGSLLSSLSKRDEYKVAELVFKAGVKTPTPVYLEENSSIIGAPFFLMEKIAGKATGRYITKDKELDSYRKTKMVSDLATNLAKLHTVVPESLNDEELKQKLKLVTIQNYMTLAIADLRQSLDELPEAHPAIELCLNWMESHAPNIDKIVLVHGDFRTGNFMMNSEGLQGILDFEFAHWGDRHEDIAWLCMRDWRFGRLNKEVGGFGDRKDFYKEYESTSGISIDPFKVTYWEIMGNLRWAIGSAQQAERHLSGKDKGIELASIGRRTAEMEWEAMRLIEEIENAI; this is encoded by the coding sequence ATGGATCTTAAGGAACTACAAGAGAAAGTAGAAGTTCACCTATCTTCGGTTTGGCAGTCTCCAGTGAAAGTCAAAGAGATCTTTCATTTGAGTGGGGGAGCATGCCAAGATAATTATGCTTTAGAACTTTTATTAAATTCATCGAAACAATCGGTTGTCCTTCGAACTGACAAAGGTGGAAGTTTACTTTCTTCTTTGTCTAAACGAGATGAATATAAAGTCGCTGAACTTGTTTTCAAAGCAGGTGTCAAAACACCAACACCTGTTTATTTAGAAGAAAATTCATCCATCATCGGTGCTCCTTTTTTTTTAATGGAAAAAATTGCAGGAAAAGCAACTGGACGTTACATCACAAAAGATAAGGAACTCGATTCTTATCGCAAAACTAAAATGGTTTCGGATTTAGCAACTAATTTGGCAAAACTCCATACTGTCGTTCCTGAATCTCTCAATGACGAAGAGTTAAAACAAAAACTTAAGTTAGTAACAATTCAAAATTATATGACTCTGGCAATTGCTGATTTACGCCAATCATTAGATGAACTACCAGAAGCACATCCAGCTATAGAATTGTGTTTAAATTGGATGGAATCACATGCACCAAACATTGATAAAATTGTTTTGGTACATGGTGACTTTCGCACAGGCAACTTTATGATGAATTCAGAAGGTCTACAAGGGATTTTAGATTTTGAATTTGCTCACTGGGGTGATCGTCATGAAGACATTGCTTGGTTGTGTATGCGTGATTGGAGATTCGGCCGCTTAAATAAAGAAGTTGGTGGATTTGGGGACAGAAAAGATTTTTATAAAGAATATGAATCCACTTCAGGCATCTCAATCGATCCATTTAAAGTAACGTACTGGGAAATTATGGGAAATCTTCGTTGGGCCATTGGAAGTGCGCAACAAGCCGAAAGGCATTTGTCAGGCAAAGATAAAGGAATTGAACTCGCTTCCATTGGAAGAAGAACAGCAGAGATGGAATGGGAAGCAATGCGTCTCATTGAGGAAATTGAAAATGCAATATAG
- a CDS encoding LysM peptidoglycan-binding domain-containing M23 family metallopeptidase, which translates to MSKSVVFLKWAVIWVCFGAVSHLFAGPLTLANLEYSNPSLKNLRSEIKENLRISKSGTKKEILIPLKYYEYKVQKEDNFFKIMARTGMDLETLSSVNELSSPHDLSSGMVLEIPNMRGTFHPEETNGDEKTKLSLAEKYQIDANKLQYDSERGKWFLPGISMGKSEKSFFYGFGFQLPLTTAIISSNFGKRLDPFTKKETFHGGLDMAAKQGSDVFSSMEGEVSFVGSQGGYGNLVIIKHNLGYETRYGHLLNFSVKLGQKVKKGEKIGEVGQTGRATGPHLHFEIRRNSKRQRPIFHSH; encoded by the coding sequence ATGTCTAAAAGCGTCGTTTTTCTCAAATGGGCTGTGATTTGGGTCTGCTTTGGTGCCGTTTCCCACTTGTTTGCAGGTCCACTGACTTTGGCTAATTTGGAATATTCCAATCCATCGTTAAAAAATCTTCGATCTGAAATCAAAGAAAACTTACGAATCTCCAAATCGGGTACCAAAAAAGAAATCTTAATCCCACTAAAATACTATGAATATAAAGTTCAAAAGGAAGATAATTTTTTTAAAATAATGGCTCGTACCGGTATGGATTTAGAAACTCTTTCATCAGTAAACGAGTTGAGTTCTCCGCATGATTTATCGAGTGGCATGGTATTAGAAATACCAAATATGCGAGGAACATTCCATCCAGAAGAAACCAATGGCGATGAAAAAACAAAACTCTCACTTGCAGAAAAATACCAAATCGATGCGAACAAATTACAATATGATTCTGAACGGGGAAAATGGTTTTTGCCTGGAATTTCTATGGGCAAATCAGAAAAATCATTTTTTTATGGATTCGGGTTTCAGCTTCCACTAACAACCGCTATCATCTCATCAAACTTTGGAAAACGTTTGGATCCTTTTACAAAAAAAGAAACATTCCATGGTGGTTTAGATATGGCCGCCAAACAAGGATCAGATGTTTTTTCTTCAATGGAAGGAGAAGTAAGTTTTGTTGGATCACAAGGTGGATATGGTAATTTAGTTATTATCAAACATAATTTGGGATATGAAACAAGGTATGGGCATTTATTAAACTTTTCTGTGAAATTAGGACAAAAAGTAAAAAAAGGCGAAAAAATTGGAGAAGTTGGTCAAACAGGTAGAGCGACCGGTCCACATTTGCATTTTGAAATTAGAAGAAATTCAAAAAGACAAAGACCTATTTTTCATTCACATTAA
- a CDS encoding histidine phosphatase family protein has translation MSYLYLVRHGQADRLGKNYDQLTEIGWKQAKLLGEYFKNQRIEFDSVFTGTLNRQKQTAEGIIKSFTSDLFCIPEPLQNSAWDEFDSRMWLGIAAKIRNSNQHFANLYESYKNAWEEGKEETRQYFQELIQLVLADWVNGVWDPVEPYTFEEYVEKVSFGPKEIPNDVKSTLVVSSSTPIAIMMGLSCKMDRKEYPIFMKSILNSSLSVFHRDSNGWEPVSWNGTPHLQDPNLITIV, from the coding sequence ATGTCTTATTTGTATTTAGTTAGGCATGGGCAAGCAGACCGACTTGGAAAAAACTACGACCAATTAACAGAGATTGGATGGAAACAAGCTAAGTTACTAGGTGAATATTTTAAAAACCAACGTATTGAATTTGATTCAGTTTTTACTGGTACTTTAAACCGACAAAAACAAACTGCAGAAGGGATCATTAAAAGTTTTACATCGGATTTATTTTGTATTCCTGAACCATTACAAAATTCGGCATGGGATGAATTTGATTCTAGGATGTGGCTTGGCATCGCTGCCAAAATTCGAAATTCAAATCAACATTTTGCAAATCTTTATGAATCATATAAAAATGCTTGGGAAGAAGGAAAAGAGGAAACAAGACAATATTTCCAAGAACTAATACAACTCGTGTTAGCGGATTGGGTGAATGGAGTTTGGGATCCGGTGGAACCGTATACTTTTGAAGAATATGTAGAAAAAGTTTCATTTGGTCCAAAAGAAATTCCAAACGATGTGAAAAGTACTTTGGTTGTTTCGTCGAGTACTCCGATTGCCATTATGATGGGACTCTCATGTAAAATGGATCGAAAAGAATATCCCATTTTTATGAAATCGATTTTGAACTCTTCTCTCAGTGTATTTCATCGTGATTCAAACGGTTGGGAACCAGTAAGTTGGAATGGTACTCCTCACTTACAAGATCCAAATTTAATTACTATTGTTTGA
- a CDS encoding acyl-CoA dehydrogenase family protein, with protein sequence MDFEIPQEVETLRKNIQSFIAEEIIPLEKHYDYEKGRMPEGINQQARAKVKAAGFWTPHLPKAEGGLGLDLIGTCIIFSELGRSPIAPYIFNCDAPDEGNMHLLSLAASEKQKELILHPLIKGELRTGFAMTEPSPGAGSDPTSLQTNAEKQGDKYILNGRKWYCTGANGAKYLIVMAKVNGSFRKTTMFLVPTDAKGYTMVREIELMGSHGPGGHCELNFENVEVPEDMVLGRVGEGFRLSQERLGPARLTHCMRWTGMARRALSIARSYAKEREVFSARIADHQGIQWMFAERATEIEMAFLLTLKAAWLLKTGKDARQETSMAKWKVSESLCNTIDMAIQICGGKGYSRDLPLELFYRDARAARIADGPSEVHKMVIGRNYVSEKWDF encoded by the coding sequence ATGGACTTTGAAATTCCCCAAGAAGTAGAAACACTTCGAAAAAACATCCAATCTTTTATCGCAGAAGAAATCATTCCTCTGGAAAAACATTATGATTATGAAAAAGGTCGAATGCCAGAAGGTATCAACCAACAAGCGCGTGCTAAAGTAAAGGCTGCTGGTTTTTGGACACCACACCTTCCGAAAGCAGAAGGTGGATTGGGATTAGATTTAATAGGAACATGTATTATTTTTAGTGAACTTGGTCGTTCTCCGATAGCACCTTATATATTCAATTGTGATGCTCCAGATGAAGGAAATATGCACTTACTCTCGTTAGCTGCATCTGAAAAACAAAAAGAGTTGATATTACATCCACTGATCAAAGGAGAACTTCGAACTGGTTTTGCAATGACAGAACCATCTCCTGGCGCTGGTTCAGATCCCACATCCTTACAAACCAATGCAGAAAAACAAGGTGATAAATACATTTTAAATGGACGTAAGTGGTACTGCACTGGAGCCAACGGAGCCAAATATTTAATCGTGATGGCAAAAGTGAATGGAAGTTTCCGTAAAACCACCATGTTCCTTGTACCAACTGATGCCAAAGGTTACACGATGGTTCGGGAGATTGAACTTATGGGATCTCATGGTCCTGGTGGGCATTGTGAACTAAATTTTGAAAATGTAGAAGTTCCTGAAGATATGGTTCTGGGAAGAGTCGGAGAAGGATTTAGATTATCTCAAGAAAGGTTAGGTCCAGCTCGTCTTACACATTGTATGCGATGGACGGGTATGGCAAGGCGCGCACTTTCAATTGCTAGAAGTTATGCGAAGGAAAGAGAAGTGTTTAGCGCAAGGATTGCCGACCACCAAGGAATTCAATGGATGTTTGCGGAGCGTGCAACAGAAATCGAAATGGCTTTTTTATTAACACTCAAAGCAGCTTGGCTCTTAAAAACAGGGAAAGATGCAAGGCAAGAAACTTCGATGGCAAAATGGAAAGTGAGTGAGTCTTTATGTAATACCATTGATATGGCGATCCAAATCTGTGGTGGAAAAGGATATTCACGAGACCTACCACTCGAATTGTTTTACCGAGATGCAAGAGCTGCAAGAATTGCTGATGGTCCATCTGAAGTGCATAAAATGGTCATTGGTCGTAACTATGTTTCCGAAAAATGGGATTTTTAA
- a CDS encoding CPBP family intramembrane glutamic endopeptidase: MQNRLFEIFRLTAYSLGLVYVCSFFYSVFFLAFVNHSVLNHRIPEEQILPLYEEYSEGKLDFSGLLAEYQKIVTPIKDQFQKEILENPNLLLSQFYEIVFSEKPHYLLGHSIPWFLCYVGLGYLLYKKVLQIPVTNLQDELSIPILLRGITNGFICFFVVVVFGVILEKLSVPLESGVFAKKLYESIHGNGYLLAWGIYVVGIITGILEEIFFRGFLLKAFIDKGLTQEGLLIVSLLFGWLHYGEGTSVAIPFIICGVGMFFGYLYIKTGNLWIAMACHATYNSLGLINAYLQLPVVQS; the protein is encoded by the coding sequence ATGCAGAATCGATTATTTGAGATCTTTCGGCTCACAGCCTATTCTTTGGGTCTCGTTTATGTTTGTTCTTTTTTTTATTCCGTTTTCTTTTTAGCGTTTGTAAACCATTCGGTTTTAAACCACAGAATCCCTGAAGAGCAGATTTTACCTCTGTATGAAGAATATTCAGAGGGTAAGCTCGATTTTTCAGGTCTATTGGCGGAATATCAAAAAATCGTCACTCCAATCAAAGACCAATTCCAAAAAGAAATTTTAGAAAACCCAAATCTTTTACTCAGCCAATTTTACGAAATTGTATTTTCTGAAAAACCACACTATCTCTTAGGACATTCGATTCCATGGTTTTTATGTTATGTGGGACTTGGGTATTTATTATATAAGAAAGTTTTACAAATCCCTGTTACCAACTTACAAGACGAATTATCGATACCGATATTACTGCGTGGAATCACCAATGGTTTCATTTGTTTTTTTGTAGTTGTGGTTTTCGGTGTGATCCTTGAAAAATTATCGGTTCCTCTAGAGTCAGGTGTTTTTGCAAAAAAATTATACGAATCCATCCACGGAAATGGTTATTTACTCGCATGGGGAATTTATGTGGTAGGGATCATCACTGGAATTTTAGAGGAAATCTTTTTTAGAGGATTTTTACTGAAAGCCTTTATCGACAAAGGATTAACGCAAGAAGGATTATTGATCGTATCCTTATTGTTTGGTTGGTTACATTATGGGGAAGGAACTTCCGTCGCCATACCTTTTATCATTTGTGGTGTTGGGATGTTTTTCGGTTATTTATATATCAAAACAGGGAACCTCTGGATTGCCATGGCTTGTCATGCTACATACAATTCCTTAGGTTTAATCAACGCATATCTTCAATTACCAGTGGTCCAATCATGA